From one Vanacampus margaritifer isolate UIUO_Vmar chromosome 12, RoL_Vmar_1.0, whole genome shotgun sequence genomic stretch:
- the LOC144061504 gene encoding arylsulfatase I isoform X1 yields the protein MDFQESRLAYDPQVIYRIDDLVFQSRCEAPESPAECNKVVQRIFYFILSHLEMKRSVCFVFVLVICFHGCRGEPPGTGPGKAPHLIFIMADDQGYGDIGYHGSDIRTPVLDQLAAEGVKLENYYVQPICSPSRSQLMTGRYQIHTGLQHSIIRPRQPLCLPADVPTLPERLSEAGYATHMVGKWHLGFCRPGCSPMERGFRSFLGTLTGSGDHFSYQSCDNAEACGFDLHDGDRPAWDMAGNYSTLLYIDRVKQILRSHDSGTPLFLYLSLQAAHTPLQAPDRFLDLYSPQGNRIRRHYAAMLSCLDHGVGEVVDQLKASGLYENSVVIYSSDNGGQPLSGGSNWPLRGGKGTYWEGGIRAVGFVHSPLLKTKGAVSKALIHVSDWYPTLLSLAGSPQFHQGLDGHDIWGAISEGLPSPRTEILFNIDPVSRKPGEPYDKALVLNGFGIWDTAVRAAIRAGDWKLLTGNVGDGDWTPPQAFTDGPERWQGLEKRRNEVGKSVWLFNVSSDPYERCDMAQARPEIVKHLLTRLAEYNRTAVVPRNPPDDPMADPELHGGVWGPWLGLEGQEEQDGDRGGRKIKGTRVKQCKLCKLRALFKKVRSRLQKNAVFF from the exons ATGGATTTTCAAGAGTCCAGGTTAGCATACGACCCTCAGGTCATATACAGGATAGATGACCTGGTTTTCCAGTCAAGGTGCGAGGCGCCCGAAAGCCCAGCGGAATGTAATAAGGTAGTGCAAAG GATTTTCTACTTTATACTTTCCCATTTGGAGATGAAGAGAAGTGTCTGCTTTGTGTTTGTCCTGGTGATCTGCTTCCACGGCTGCCGGGGCGAACCCCCGGGGACCGGCCCGGGAAAGGCGCCGCATCTGATTTTCATCATGGCGGACGACCAGGGGTACGGTGACATCGGATACCACGGCTCGGACATCCGCACGCCCGTCTTGGATCAGCTGGCGGCGGAGGGGGTGAAACTGGAAAATTATTACGTTCAACCAATATGCTCGCCCTCTCGTAGTCAACTCATGACAGGACG CTACCAAATTCACACCGGCCTGCAGCATTCAATCATCCGTCCACGTCAACCCCTCTGCCTCCCCGCTGACGTCCCCACCCTGCCCGAGCGGCTGTCGGAGGCAGGTTATGCCACGCACATGGTGGGGAAATGGCACCTGGGCTTCTGCAGGCCCGGCTGCTCGCCCATGGAACGAGGCTTCCGCAGCTTCCTGGGCACGCTCACCGGTAGCGGAGACCACTTCTCTTATCAGAGCTGCGACAATGCCGAAGCTTGTGGATTTGACCTGCATGACGGAGATAGGCCGGCCTGGGACATGGCGGGAAATTACTCCACTCTGCTTTACATCGACAG AGTAAAGCAGATCCTGCGAAGTCACGACTCGGGCACGCCCCTCTTCCTCTACCTTTCACTCCAGGCCGCCCACACACCCCTGCAGGCACCCGACCGTTTCCTGGACTTGTACTCGCCCCAGGGCAATCGCATCCGGCGTCACTACGCGGCCATGCTCAGCTGCCTGGACCACGGCGTCGGTGAAGTCGTCGACCAGTTAAAGGCGAGTGGTCTTTATGAAAATTCAGTTGTGATTTACTCGTCCGACAACGGGGGTCAGCCTCTGAGCGGAGGGAGCAACTGGCCGCTTCGGGGCGGCAAAGGGACGTACTGGGAAGGCGGCATCCGGGCGGTGGGTTTTGTCCACAGTCCCCTCCTGAAGACCAAGGGCGCGGTCAGCAAGGCGCTCATCCATGTTTCTGATTGGTACCCGACATTGTTGTCCCTGGCTGGCAGCCCGCAGTTCCACCAGGGCCTGGACGGTCACGACATTTGGGGCGCCATCAGTGAAGGACTCCCCTCACCTCGCACCGAAATCCTCTTCAACATCGACCCGGTCTCCAGGAAACCCGGGGAGCCCTACGACAAGGCCTTGGTGCTCAACGGCTTCGGGATCTGGGACACGGCAGTTAGGGCGGCGATCCGCGCCGGGGATTGGAAGCTTCTGACGGGAAACGTGGGCGACGGCGACTGGACGCCGCCGCAGGCCTTCACGGACGGTCCGGAGCGCTGGCAGGGGCTGGAGAAGCGTCGCAATGAGGTGGGCAAGTCGGTATGGCTGTTCAACGTCTCCTCCGACCCTTACGAGAGGTGTGACATGGCCCAAGCTCGGCCGGAGATCGTCAAGCATCTCCTGACCAGGCTGGCGGAGTACAATCGGACAGCGGTGGTGCCGAGAAACCCACCGGATGACCCCATGGCAGACCCCGAGCTGCACGGCGGGGTGTGGGGACCCTGGCTTGGACTGGAGGGCCAAGAAGAACAAGATGGTGATAGGGGGGGCAGGAAAATCAAGGGGACACGAGTGAAGCAATGCAAGTTGTGCAAATTAAGAGCGCTCTTTAAAAAGGTGAGGTCGCGTCTGCAAAAAAACGCCGTGTTCTTCTGA
- the LOC144061504 gene encoding arylsulfatase I isoform X3, whose product MTWFSSQGARRPKAQRNVISVCFVFVLVICFHGCRGEPPGTGPGKAPHLIFIMADDQGYGDIGYHGSDIRTPVLDQLAAEGVKLENYYVQPICSPSRSQLMTGRYQIHTGLQHSIIRPRQPLCLPADVPTLPERLSEAGYATHMVGKWHLGFCRPGCSPMERGFRSFLGTLTGSGDHFSYQSCDNAEACGFDLHDGDRPAWDMAGNYSTLLYIDRVKQILRSHDSGTPLFLYLSLQAAHTPLQAPDRFLDLYSPQGNRIRRHYAAMLSCLDHGVGEVVDQLKASGLYENSVVIYSSDNGGQPLSGGSNWPLRGGKGTYWEGGIRAVGFVHSPLLKTKGAVSKALIHVSDWYPTLLSLAGSPQFHQGLDGHDIWGAISEGLPSPRTEILFNIDPVSRKPGEPYDKALVLNGFGIWDTAVRAAIRAGDWKLLTGNVGDGDWTPPQAFTDGPERWQGLEKRRNEVGKSVWLFNVSSDPYERCDMAQARPEIVKHLLTRLAEYNRTAVVPRNPPDDPMADPELHGGVWGPWLGLEGQEEQDGDRGGRKIKGTRVKQCKLCKLRALFKKVRSRLQKNAVFF is encoded by the exons ATGACCTGGTTTTCCAGTCAAGGTGCGAGGCGCCCGAAAGCCCAGCGGAATGTAATAAG TGTCTGCTTTGTGTTTGTCCTGGTGATCTGCTTCCACGGCTGCCGGGGCGAACCCCCGGGGACCGGCCCGGGAAAGGCGCCGCATCTGATTTTCATCATGGCGGACGACCAGGGGTACGGTGACATCGGATACCACGGCTCGGACATCCGCACGCCCGTCTTGGATCAGCTGGCGGCGGAGGGGGTGAAACTGGAAAATTATTACGTTCAACCAATATGCTCGCCCTCTCGTAGTCAACTCATGACAGGACG CTACCAAATTCACACCGGCCTGCAGCATTCAATCATCCGTCCACGTCAACCCCTCTGCCTCCCCGCTGACGTCCCCACCCTGCCCGAGCGGCTGTCGGAGGCAGGTTATGCCACGCACATGGTGGGGAAATGGCACCTGGGCTTCTGCAGGCCCGGCTGCTCGCCCATGGAACGAGGCTTCCGCAGCTTCCTGGGCACGCTCACCGGTAGCGGAGACCACTTCTCTTATCAGAGCTGCGACAATGCCGAAGCTTGTGGATTTGACCTGCATGACGGAGATAGGCCGGCCTGGGACATGGCGGGAAATTACTCCACTCTGCTTTACATCGACAG AGTAAAGCAGATCCTGCGAAGTCACGACTCGGGCACGCCCCTCTTCCTCTACCTTTCACTCCAGGCCGCCCACACACCCCTGCAGGCACCCGACCGTTTCCTGGACTTGTACTCGCCCCAGGGCAATCGCATCCGGCGTCACTACGCGGCCATGCTCAGCTGCCTGGACCACGGCGTCGGTGAAGTCGTCGACCAGTTAAAGGCGAGTGGTCTTTATGAAAATTCAGTTGTGATTTACTCGTCCGACAACGGGGGTCAGCCTCTGAGCGGAGGGAGCAACTGGCCGCTTCGGGGCGGCAAAGGGACGTACTGGGAAGGCGGCATCCGGGCGGTGGGTTTTGTCCACAGTCCCCTCCTGAAGACCAAGGGCGCGGTCAGCAAGGCGCTCATCCATGTTTCTGATTGGTACCCGACATTGTTGTCCCTGGCTGGCAGCCCGCAGTTCCACCAGGGCCTGGACGGTCACGACATTTGGGGCGCCATCAGTGAAGGACTCCCCTCACCTCGCACCGAAATCCTCTTCAACATCGACCCGGTCTCCAGGAAACCCGGGGAGCCCTACGACAAGGCCTTGGTGCTCAACGGCTTCGGGATCTGGGACACGGCAGTTAGGGCGGCGATCCGCGCCGGGGATTGGAAGCTTCTGACGGGAAACGTGGGCGACGGCGACTGGACGCCGCCGCAGGCCTTCACGGACGGTCCGGAGCGCTGGCAGGGGCTGGAGAAGCGTCGCAATGAGGTGGGCAAGTCGGTATGGCTGTTCAACGTCTCCTCCGACCCTTACGAGAGGTGTGACATGGCCCAAGCTCGGCCGGAGATCGTCAAGCATCTCCTGACCAGGCTGGCGGAGTACAATCGGACAGCGGTGGTGCCGAGAAACCCACCGGATGACCCCATGGCAGACCCCGAGCTGCACGGCGGGGTGTGGGGACCCTGGCTTGGACTGGAGGGCCAAGAAGAACAAGATGGTGATAGGGGGGGCAGGAAAATCAAGGGGACACGAGTGAAGCAATGCAAGTTGTGCAAATTAAGAGCGCTCTTTAAAAAGGTGAGGTCGCGTCTGCAAAAAAACGCCGTGTTCTTCTGA
- the LOC144061504 gene encoding arylsulfatase I isoform X2, with protein sequence MTWFSSQGARRPKAQRNVIRIFYFILSHLEMKRSVCFVFVLVICFHGCRGEPPGTGPGKAPHLIFIMADDQGYGDIGYHGSDIRTPVLDQLAAEGVKLENYYVQPICSPSRSQLMTGRYQIHTGLQHSIIRPRQPLCLPADVPTLPERLSEAGYATHMVGKWHLGFCRPGCSPMERGFRSFLGTLTGSGDHFSYQSCDNAEACGFDLHDGDRPAWDMAGNYSTLLYIDRVKQILRSHDSGTPLFLYLSLQAAHTPLQAPDRFLDLYSPQGNRIRRHYAAMLSCLDHGVGEVVDQLKASGLYENSVVIYSSDNGGQPLSGGSNWPLRGGKGTYWEGGIRAVGFVHSPLLKTKGAVSKALIHVSDWYPTLLSLAGSPQFHQGLDGHDIWGAISEGLPSPRTEILFNIDPVSRKPGEPYDKALVLNGFGIWDTAVRAAIRAGDWKLLTGNVGDGDWTPPQAFTDGPERWQGLEKRRNEVGKSVWLFNVSSDPYERCDMAQARPEIVKHLLTRLAEYNRTAVVPRNPPDDPMADPELHGGVWGPWLGLEGQEEQDGDRGGRKIKGTRVKQCKLCKLRALFKKVRSRLQKNAVFF encoded by the exons ATGACCTGGTTTTCCAGTCAAGGTGCGAGGCGCCCGAAAGCCCAGCGGAATGTAATAAG GATTTTCTACTTTATACTTTCCCATTTGGAGATGAAGAGAAGTGTCTGCTTTGTGTTTGTCCTGGTGATCTGCTTCCACGGCTGCCGGGGCGAACCCCCGGGGACCGGCCCGGGAAAGGCGCCGCATCTGATTTTCATCATGGCGGACGACCAGGGGTACGGTGACATCGGATACCACGGCTCGGACATCCGCACGCCCGTCTTGGATCAGCTGGCGGCGGAGGGGGTGAAACTGGAAAATTATTACGTTCAACCAATATGCTCGCCCTCTCGTAGTCAACTCATGACAGGACG CTACCAAATTCACACCGGCCTGCAGCATTCAATCATCCGTCCACGTCAACCCCTCTGCCTCCCCGCTGACGTCCCCACCCTGCCCGAGCGGCTGTCGGAGGCAGGTTATGCCACGCACATGGTGGGGAAATGGCACCTGGGCTTCTGCAGGCCCGGCTGCTCGCCCATGGAACGAGGCTTCCGCAGCTTCCTGGGCACGCTCACCGGTAGCGGAGACCACTTCTCTTATCAGAGCTGCGACAATGCCGAAGCTTGTGGATTTGACCTGCATGACGGAGATAGGCCGGCCTGGGACATGGCGGGAAATTACTCCACTCTGCTTTACATCGACAG AGTAAAGCAGATCCTGCGAAGTCACGACTCGGGCACGCCCCTCTTCCTCTACCTTTCACTCCAGGCCGCCCACACACCCCTGCAGGCACCCGACCGTTTCCTGGACTTGTACTCGCCCCAGGGCAATCGCATCCGGCGTCACTACGCGGCCATGCTCAGCTGCCTGGACCACGGCGTCGGTGAAGTCGTCGACCAGTTAAAGGCGAGTGGTCTTTATGAAAATTCAGTTGTGATTTACTCGTCCGACAACGGGGGTCAGCCTCTGAGCGGAGGGAGCAACTGGCCGCTTCGGGGCGGCAAAGGGACGTACTGGGAAGGCGGCATCCGGGCGGTGGGTTTTGTCCACAGTCCCCTCCTGAAGACCAAGGGCGCGGTCAGCAAGGCGCTCATCCATGTTTCTGATTGGTACCCGACATTGTTGTCCCTGGCTGGCAGCCCGCAGTTCCACCAGGGCCTGGACGGTCACGACATTTGGGGCGCCATCAGTGAAGGACTCCCCTCACCTCGCACCGAAATCCTCTTCAACATCGACCCGGTCTCCAGGAAACCCGGGGAGCCCTACGACAAGGCCTTGGTGCTCAACGGCTTCGGGATCTGGGACACGGCAGTTAGGGCGGCGATCCGCGCCGGGGATTGGAAGCTTCTGACGGGAAACGTGGGCGACGGCGACTGGACGCCGCCGCAGGCCTTCACGGACGGTCCGGAGCGCTGGCAGGGGCTGGAGAAGCGTCGCAATGAGGTGGGCAAGTCGGTATGGCTGTTCAACGTCTCCTCCGACCCTTACGAGAGGTGTGACATGGCCCAAGCTCGGCCGGAGATCGTCAAGCATCTCCTGACCAGGCTGGCGGAGTACAATCGGACAGCGGTGGTGCCGAGAAACCCACCGGATGACCCCATGGCAGACCCCGAGCTGCACGGCGGGGTGTGGGGACCCTGGCTTGGACTGGAGGGCCAAGAAGAACAAGATGGTGATAGGGGGGGCAGGAAAATCAAGGGGACACGAGTGAAGCAATGCAAGTTGTGCAAATTAAGAGCGCTCTTTAAAAAGGTGAGGTCGCGTCTGCAAAAAAACGCCGTGTTCTTCTGA
- the bean1 gene encoding protein BEAN1 translates to MFTLLAAAAFAALAALAASALVGEHLKLASCLLRCAGRTHCEYEFMLMKLICSVSSNQSHGEYPDCRSERESGSEASLLVSPLVVAGIVIGLVLFLSCVTIIVGSLRKDSRLRNPHLRASYGPDGYSFGGSVAELRSTCLEDFPPGLDFDSYSLSQVNHLYPDSPPRYDECVGPGCTHIYIPTDDPPPYSLWDPRLDDSEGPSSASASSPPSEHQRIASISFPLEAAPPYEAVVAEQGRPLPLVPCDLSKYQSERDADENRRHSEISQNS, encoded by the exons ATGTTTACATTGCTTGCTGCAG CGGCGTTCGCGGCACTAGCAGCACTAGCAGCATCAGCGCTTGTCGGCGAACACTTGAAGTTGGCTTCCTGCCTGTTGAGATGTGCTGGGAGGACACATTGTGAATACGAGTTCATGCTGATGAAATTGATCTGCTCAG TGAGCTCGAACCAGAGCCATGGGGAGTACCCGGACTGCAGGAGCGAGCGCGAGTCTGGGAGCGAGGCGTCTCTCCTGGTGTCTCCGCTGGTGGTGGCGGGTATCGTCATAGGCCTGGTGCTCTTCCTCTCCTGCGTCACCATCATCGTGGGCAGCCTGCGTAAAGACAGCCGACTGAGGAACCCTCACCTGAGAGCCAGCTACG GTCCAGATGGTTACTCCTTCGGAGGTTCTGTCGCAGAACTGAGGTCAACCTGCTTAGAAGACTTTCCACCCGGTTTGGACTTTGACTCTTACAGTCTGTCACAAGTCAACCACCTGTACCCCGACTCTCCACCACG TTACGATGAATGTGTGGGCCCGGGTTGCACTCACATCTACATACCCACAGACGACCCGCCACCCTACTCGCTATGGGACCCCCGTCTGGACGACTCAGAGGGTCCCAGTTCCGCCAGCGCCTCCTCGCCGCCCTCGGAGCATCAACGCATCGCATCAATCTCCTTCCCGTTGGAGGCGGCGCCTCCGTACGAGGCAGTCGTGGCTGAGCAGGGGCGGCCCCTCCCCCTCGTACCATGTGACCTTTCCAAGTACCAATCAGAGAGGGACGCTGATGAAAACAGGCGGCACTCGGAGATCAGCCAGAACTCGTAG